The Blastococcus sp. HT6-4 genome window below encodes:
- a CDS encoding methylmalonyl-CoA mutase family protein — MTQDARQRWQQRYDTALAGGRVRDADFTTLSGVEVDPVYGPADESAVENFERIGYPGEFPFTRGLHATGYRGRAWTIRQFAGFGNARQTNERYKMILAEGGGGLSVAFDMPTLMGRDSDDPRALGEVGHCGVAVDSAVDMDVLFDGIDLEATTTSMTISGPAVPVFCMYLVAAERQGADIGKLNGTLQTDIFKEYIAQKEWLFPPEPHLRLIGDLMEYCAANIPAYKPISVSGYHIREAGSTAAQELAYTLADGFAYVELGLDRGLDIEQFAPGLSFFFDAHVDFFEEIAKFRAARRIWARWLRDVYGATTEKAQQLRFHTQTAGVSLTAQQPDNNIVRTAVEALAAVLGGTQSLHTNALDEVLALPSAKAAQIALRTQQVIAEETGVLNVADPLGGSWYVEALTDEIERQAEEIFARIKDMSADGTMTSGILRGIEDGYFTGEIAEAAFVYQRALEKGDKKVVGVNTLVGSVDADDKLEILRVSHQVETDQNAELAERRRARDDDAARAAVQRMVEVARTEENMVPAMLDAVRAEATLGEICDALRGEWGGYTEQARF; from the coding sequence ATGACCCAGGACGCCCGGCAGCGGTGGCAGCAGCGGTACGACACGGCGCTCGCCGGGGGGCGGGTGCGCGACGCCGACTTCACCACGCTCTCCGGCGTGGAGGTCGACCCCGTGTACGGCCCGGCCGACGAGTCGGCGGTCGAGAACTTCGAGCGGATCGGCTACCCGGGCGAGTTCCCCTTCACCCGGGGCCTGCACGCCACCGGTTACCGCGGACGGGCCTGGACGATCCGCCAGTTCGCGGGCTTCGGCAACGCCAGGCAGACCAACGAGCGCTACAAGATGATCCTGGCCGAGGGCGGCGGCGGGCTGAGCGTCGCGTTCGACATGCCCACGCTCATGGGCCGGGACTCCGACGACCCGCGGGCGCTGGGCGAGGTGGGTCACTGCGGCGTGGCCGTCGACTCCGCCGTCGACATGGACGTGCTCTTCGACGGCATCGACCTCGAGGCGACGACGACGTCGATGACGATTAGCGGCCCCGCCGTCCCGGTGTTCTGCATGTACCTGGTGGCCGCCGAGCGCCAGGGCGCCGACATCGGGAAGCTCAACGGCACGCTGCAGACCGACATCTTCAAGGAGTACATCGCGCAGAAGGAGTGGCTGTTCCCGCCCGAGCCCCACCTGCGCCTGATCGGCGACCTCATGGAGTACTGCGCGGCGAACATCCCCGCCTACAAGCCGATCAGCGTCTCCGGATACCACATCCGCGAGGCCGGCTCGACCGCGGCGCAGGAGCTGGCGTACACGCTGGCCGACGGGTTCGCCTACGTGGAGCTGGGCCTCGACCGGGGGCTCGACATCGAGCAGTTCGCGCCCGGGCTGTCGTTCTTCTTCGACGCGCACGTCGACTTCTTCGAGGAGATCGCGAAGTTCCGCGCCGCGCGCCGCATCTGGGCCCGCTGGCTGCGCGACGTCTACGGCGCGACCACCGAGAAGGCCCAGCAGCTGCGCTTCCACACCCAGACGGCGGGGGTGTCGCTCACCGCGCAGCAGCCGGACAACAACATCGTCCGGACGGCGGTCGAGGCGCTGGCGGCGGTGCTCGGCGGGACGCAGAGCCTGCACACCAACGCCCTCGACGAGGTCCTGGCGCTGCCCAGTGCGAAGGCCGCGCAGATCGCGCTGCGCACCCAGCAGGTCATCGCCGAGGAGACCGGGGTGCTGAACGTGGCCGACCCGCTGGGCGGCTCCTGGTACGTGGAGGCGCTCACCGACGAGATCGAGCGCCAGGCCGAGGAGATCTTCGCCCGGATCAAGGACATGAGCGCCGACGGCACGATGACCTCCGGCATCCTCCGCGGCATCGAGGACGGGTACTTCACCGGCGAGATCGCCGAGGCGGCGTTCGTCTACCAGCGGGCGCTGGAGAAGGGCGACAAGAAGGTCGTCGGGGTCAACACGCTGGTCGGCTCGGTCGACGCCGACGACAAGCTGGAGATCCTGCGGGTGAGCCACCAGGTGGAGACCGATCAGAACGCCGAGCTCGCCGAGCGCCGCCGGGCCCGGGACGACGACGCCGCGCGGGCGGCCGTGCAGCGGATGGTCGAGGTCGCGCGCACCGAGGAGAACATGGTGCCGGCGATGCTCGACGCCGTCCGCGCGGAGGCCACCCTCGGCGAGATCTGCGACGCGCTGCGCGGCGAGTGGGGCGGCTACACCGAGCAGGCCCGTTTCTGA
- a CDS encoding tetratricopeptide repeat protein: MQPTRPGRPDPRAQAQQAQAAAAMAGAVDLAALQARNEAAARAAAAPPPSAAAPAGAPGSAVVDVTEATFQAEVLDRSFQVPVVLDLWAEWCGPCKQLSPVLEALAVEGAGSWVLAKVDVEANPNLAQGLRVQGIPAVKAVWQGQLVAEFTGAIPEEQARQFVTELVSATTGGAVPGGAAPQAEDDDPRLDAAEAALERGDLAAAEAAYQAILAEEPDHPDAAIALRQVQLFRRAEEAGPEALAAADATPGDVVAQTRAADFLLGTGNIEEAFDRLLDVVRRTAGEERDAARKHLVELFSVVGDQDPRVAQARRQLTAALF; encoded by the coding sequence ATGCAGCCGACCCGACCCGGACGCCCCGACCCGCGCGCGCAGGCCCAGCAGGCCCAGGCAGCCGCTGCGATGGCCGGTGCCGTCGACCTCGCCGCCCTCCAGGCGCGCAACGAGGCCGCCGCTCGCGCCGCAGCCGCCCCGCCCCCGAGCGCCGCCGCCCCGGCCGGTGCCCCCGGCAGCGCCGTCGTGGACGTCACCGAGGCCACCTTCCAGGCCGAGGTGCTGGACCGCTCCTTCCAGGTCCCGGTCGTGCTGGACCTGTGGGCCGAGTGGTGCGGGCCCTGCAAGCAGCTCTCCCCGGTGCTCGAGGCCCTGGCGGTCGAGGGTGCCGGTTCCTGGGTCCTGGCGAAGGTCGACGTCGAGGCCAACCCGAACCTGGCCCAGGGCCTGCGGGTGCAGGGCATCCCCGCGGTCAAGGCCGTCTGGCAGGGGCAGCTGGTCGCCGAGTTCACCGGTGCCATCCCCGAGGAGCAGGCCCGCCAGTTCGTCACCGAGCTGGTGAGCGCGACCACCGGCGGGGCGGTTCCCGGGGGAGCGGCCCCGCAGGCCGAGGACGACGACCCCCGGCTCGACGCCGCGGAGGCCGCCCTCGAGCGCGGTGACCTGGCTGCCGCCGAGGCCGCCTACCAGGCGATCCTGGCCGAGGAGCCCGACCACCCCGACGCCGCCATCGCGCTGCGGCAGGTGCAGCTGTTCCGGCGCGCGGAGGAGGCCGGCCCCGAGGCCCTCGCCGCGGCCGACGCCACACCTGGCGACGTGGTCGCGCAGACCCGCGCCGCCGACTTCCTGCTGGGGACCGGCAACATCGAGGAGGCCTTCGACCGGCTGCTCGACGTGGTGCGGCGGACGGCGGGGGAGGAGCGCGACGCGGCCCGCAAGCACCTCGTCGAGCTGTTCTCGGTCGTCGGCGACCAGGACCCGCGGGTGGCCCAGGCCCGGCGTCAGCTCACCGCCGCGCTCTTCTGA
- a CDS encoding MarR family transcriptional regulator has translation MVRPLGLPYDPIERAGETWEQRFGPASAMRAATSVFRVQQILLARFDEVLKPHRLTFARYEVLVLLTFSRSGELPLKVIGSRLMVHPTSVTNAIDRLVAAGYVGRRPNPADGRGVLAAITERGRAVVEQATTALTALDFGLADLSEADCDQVFDTLRKVRLGAGDVAEERSG, from the coding sequence ATGGTCCGACCGCTGGGGCTGCCCTACGACCCGATCGAGCGGGCAGGGGAGACGTGGGAGCAGCGCTTCGGGCCGGCGTCGGCCATGCGCGCGGCGACGTCGGTCTTCCGGGTGCAGCAGATCCTGCTCGCCCGCTTCGACGAGGTGCTCAAGCCGCACCGCCTCACCTTCGCCCGGTACGAGGTGCTCGTGCTGCTCACCTTCAGCCGGAGCGGTGAACTGCCGCTGAAGGTCATCGGCAGCCGGCTGATGGTGCACCCGACCAGCGTCACGAACGCGATCGACCGGCTGGTCGCGGCCGGTTACGTGGGCCGGCGGCCCAACCCGGCCGACGGCCGCGGGGTGCTGGCGGCGATCACCGAGCGCGGGCGTGCCGTGGTGGAGCAGGCGACGACGGCGCTCACGGCCCTGGACTTCGGTCTCGCCGACCTCTCCGAGGCCGACTGCGACCAGGTGTTCGACACGCTGCGGAAGGTCAGGCTGGGCGCCGGCGACGTCGCCGAGGAAAGGTCCGGGTGA
- a CDS encoding neutral zinc metallopeptidase: MRQLPHRAAPVAVAVLLLAGCATDVVRGEASPLAGAPVDVTAEEFPITGVGDAPIDQFARNALADLEQFWTQAYPEYFGEQYTPLAGGYFSVDSSDLDESLYPDSGIGCDGSYTAPEDVAGNAFYDPVCDVIAYDREMLQELSDDYGRFLVPVVMAHEFGHAMQGRFGFAESGRSIQDETQADCLAGAWTRWVADGGAQHLSLREPELDDVVRGFLLLRDDVGSDPDDSEAHGSYFDRVSAFYDGFDTGLATCRDAFGVDRLFTAAEFTEPDFINQGNAEFDDIVEWVGATLPAFFGEVFPVASGAEFRAPAIEGFQVRAPDCDGLDDRDLGYCPAERTVYIDEADLAVPAYDEIGDFALATAMALPYALAVREQAGLSVDDGEATRSAVCLTGWYQAQWYTNSFADLLPAEISPGDIDEAVQFLLQYGVDDQVFPNVDASGFELVGAFRTGFLDGGEACGLDR, from the coding sequence ATGAGACAGCTGCCGCACCGCGCCGCCCCCGTGGCCGTCGCCGTACTGCTGCTCGCCGGCTGTGCCACCGACGTCGTCCGCGGGGAGGCGTCACCGCTCGCCGGCGCGCCGGTCGACGTCACGGCCGAGGAGTTCCCGATCACCGGGGTCGGCGACGCCCCGATCGACCAGTTCGCCCGCAACGCGCTGGCCGACCTCGAGCAGTTCTGGACGCAGGCCTATCCCGAGTACTTCGGCGAGCAGTACACCCCGCTGGCCGGTGGCTACTTCTCGGTCGACTCGTCCGACCTCGACGAGAGCCTCTACCCCGATAGCGGGATCGGGTGCGACGGGTCGTACACCGCACCCGAGGACGTGGCCGGCAACGCCTTCTACGACCCGGTCTGCGACGTCATCGCCTACGACCGGGAGATGCTGCAGGAGCTGTCCGACGACTACGGCCGGTTCCTGGTCCCGGTGGTCATGGCGCACGAGTTCGGCCACGCCATGCAGGGCCGCTTCGGGTTCGCCGAGTCCGGCCGCAGCATCCAGGACGAGACGCAGGCCGACTGCCTGGCCGGCGCCTGGACGCGCTGGGTCGCCGACGGCGGGGCCCAGCACCTGTCCTTGCGCGAGCCGGAGCTCGACGACGTGGTGCGCGGTTTCCTGCTGCTGCGTGACGACGTCGGCAGCGACCCGGACGACAGCGAGGCGCACGGGTCCTACTTCGACCGGGTGTCGGCGTTCTACGACGGGTTCGACACCGGGCTGGCCACCTGCCGGGACGCGTTCGGCGTGGACCGGCTGTTCACCGCCGCGGAGTTCACCGAGCCCGACTTCATCAACCAGGGCAACGCCGAGTTCGACGACATCGTCGAGTGGGTGGGCGCGACGTTGCCCGCCTTCTTCGGCGAGGTCTTCCCCGTCGCGTCCGGCGCGGAGTTCCGGGCACCGGCGATCGAGGGGTTCCAGGTCCGGGCCCCCGACTGCGACGGCCTCGACGACCGCGATCTCGGGTACTGCCCGGCCGAGCGCACCGTCTACATCGACGAGGCCGACCTCGCCGTCCCCGCCTACGACGAGATCGGCGATTTCGCGCTGGCCACGGCGATGGCGCTGCCCTACGCCCTGGCGGTCCGGGAGCAGGCGGGCCTGTCGGTGGACGACGGCGAGGCCACCCGATCGGCCGTGTGCCTGACCGGGTGGTACCAGGCCCAGTGGTACACCAACTCCTTCGCCGACCTGCTCCCCGCCGAGATCAGTCCCGGCGACATCGACGAGGCCGTGCAGTTCCTCCTGCAGTACGGCGTCGACGACCAGGTGTTCCCGAACGTCGACGCCTCCGGCTTCGAGCTGGTGGGCGCCTTCCGCACCGGCTTCCTCGACGGTGGCGAGGCCTGCGGGCTGGACCGCTGA